In bacterium Unc6, the genomic window GTAGGTAGCGGTGTTGCGCACATTCAGGCAAGTTTCAACAACACAATAATCAGTATTACAGATAAGACAGGCAATACTGTTGCGTGGGCAAGTGCAGGCAGTGCTGGTTTCAGTGGTTCAAGAAAATCTACGCCTTTTGCTGCACAGATTGCTGCAAGCCATGCAGCAAAAAAAGCGCTTGATTGTGGTGTAAAAGAAGTGGAGATTTGCGTAAAAGGTCCGGGCGCCGGAAGAGAGTCTGCTATAAGGGCTTTGCAGGCAGGCGGTCTTCATATAACAATAATAAAAGATAAAACACCGGTACCGCATAATGGTTGTCGTCCACCAAAAAGAAGAAGGGTGTAGATTACAGAGAGGGTATAAATGTCAAGATATACAGGACCATCCTGTCGTCTTTGCAGAAGAGAAGGGATAAAGCTTTTCTTAAAAACATCCAGATGTACAACGGGAAAATGTGCATTTGATAGAAGACAGTATATTCCCGGACAGCATGGGAAAAAGGGGAAATCAAAATTATCTAATTATGGGTTACAACTTCGTGAGAAGCAGAAACTAAAAAGGCTGTATGGTATTGGTGAGACCCAGTTTAAGAATTATTTTTTAAAAGCCGCAAAGAAAAGAGGTATTACAGGTGTAATGTTGTTGCAACAATTGGAGACCAGATTAGACAATGTTATATTCAGGGCATGTTTTTCAGGAACCCGTGGTGAAGCCAGGCAGATAGTAAGGCATGGCTTTGTTGTAGTTAACGACCAGAAGGTTAATATTCCTTCATTTCTTGTAAAACCGGGTGACAGATTCAAAATAGTGGGAAAGGAAAATGTTATAAACAAGGTAAAACAAACCGCAGAGATTGTTAAGTCCAGGGGAGTTCCTTCATGGCTTAATGTTCATCTTGATACACTTGAAGGGGAGGTATCAAGACCTCCGGACAGGGCTGATATTCAGGTTCCGGTTAATGAGCAGACGATAGTAGAATTATATTCTAAATAACCTATATAACTAAAACAGGGGGAATAATGGGAGTGGTCTGGAAAGGTTTTGAGATACCACAAAGACTTGAATGTGATGAGGATACATATACGTCAACATATGGAAAATTTATTGCAAAACCATTTGAAATAGGATATGGTGTAACAGTCGGCAATTCTCTAAGAAGAGTACTTCTTTCTTCGCTAGAAAGTTCGGCTGTTACAGGTGTTTGTATTGAAGGTGTTCGGCACGAATTTTCAACCATACCGGGGGTTACAGAAGAAGCTATACAGATTATACTTAACCTTAAGAAGCTTGTTTTAAAATCTCATTCTCCGAGTCCAAAACGGATTTATCTTAAAGCCCAAGGACAGAAAGAGATGTTTG contains:
- a CDS encoding 30S ribosomal protein S11, whose product is MEEQQENSKKVHPDTPGVGAQKKGKKKITRVVGSGVAHIQASFNNTIISITDKTGNTVAWASAGSAGFSGSRKSTPFAAQIAASHAAKKALDCGVKEVEICVKGPGAGRESAIRALQAGGLHITIIKDKTPVPHNGCRPPKRRRV
- a CDS encoding 30S ribosomal protein S4 — translated: MSRYTGPSCRLCRREGIKLFLKTSRCTTGKCAFDRRQYIPGQHGKKGKSKLSNYGLQLREKQKLKRLYGIGETQFKNYFLKAAKKRGITGVMLLQQLETRLDNVIFRACFSGTRGEARQIVRHGFVVVNDQKVNIPSFLVKPGDRFKIVGKENVINKVKQTAEIVKSRGVPSWLNVHLDTLEGEVSRPPDRADIQVPVNEQTIVELYSK